One window of Anaerolineales bacterium genomic DNA carries:
- a CDS encoding glycosyltransferase family 4 protein, with protein sequence MKILTISNFFPSHPGGIEIVAKNLVTLWRKNNEVHWVACNPVPDKNEPEVDNIPLESNNFTENFLGFPYPIPSLRSYRMIIDQVNWSEIVHIHDCLYLANIIAFIAAWYLSKPVIITQHVGPVRYKEAYKNLLQHFAYQTIGRLVLRNADRVTFINEKVELWFKEKVKVERTVIIQNGVDHTIFFPPTTEEVQTTRIKLGISPNEKVLLFIGRFTHKKGLHIIRDIAKARPNYKWMILGSGEINVANWGLKNVYIFSHQPQEMLREFYIAANLFVLPSHGEGFPLTVQESMSCGVPAAVSEETAASLPDAPLICLNISSLAESLKTLDELVDNPHRLKQISIQSIEYAKQWDWDNIAGLYEKQFSDVIQ encoded by the coding sequence ATGAAGATCCTAACAATCAGCAACTTTTTTCCGAGCCATCCCGGTGGTATTGAGATCGTCGCAAAGAATCTGGTCACGCTTTGGAGAAAAAATAATGAAGTTCATTGGGTCGCCTGCAATCCTGTGCCGGATAAAAATGAACCTGAGGTTGATAACATCCCATTGGAATCCAATAACTTTACTGAAAATTTCCTGGGTTTTCCATACCCCATCCCATCGTTAAGGTCATATCGAATGATCATCGACCAGGTCAATTGGTCTGAAATCGTTCATATCCACGACTGTCTTTATCTGGCAAATATTATCGCCTTCATTGCAGCATGGTATCTTTCCAAGCCCGTCATCATCACCCAGCATGTAGGCCCGGTCCGCTACAAGGAGGCATACAAGAATCTATTGCAGCACTTCGCCTATCAGACAATTGGAAGGCTGGTCCTCCGAAACGCAGACAGGGTTACTTTCATAAACGAAAAGGTCGAACTCTGGTTCAAAGAAAAGGTAAAAGTTGAGAGAACGGTCATTATACAAAACGGAGTGGATCACACAATATTCTTTCCGCCCACCACCGAAGAGGTTCAGACTACAAGGATCAAATTGGGAATTTCCCCAAACGAAAAGGTGCTCCTGTTTATTGGGCGGTTCACCCATAAAAAAGGACTACACATCATTCGAGATATCGCAAAAGCACGCCCAAACTACAAATGGATGATATTGGGCAGCGGGGAGATCAATGTCGCAAATTGGGGGTTGAAAAACGTATATATCTTTTCACATCAACCTCAAGAAATGCTCCGCGAATTTTATATCGCGGCAAATCTATTTGTTCTGCCCTCTCATGGAGAGGGTTTCCCGCTGACGGTGCAAGAATCGATGTCCTGCGGCGTTCCAGCCGCCGTGTCTGAAGAAACAGCCGCCTCCCTCCCGGATGCCCCGCTCATCTGCCTGAACATTTCTTCTTTAGCCGAATCTCTAAAAACCCTGGACGAGCTTGTCGATAATCCGCATCGTTTGAAACAAATCAGCATCCAGTCCATCGAATACGCAAAACAATGGGACTGGGATAATATCGCAGGGCTTTACGAGAAACAGTTTTCGGACGTCATTCAATAA
- a CDS encoding HEAT repeat domain-containing protein — MIFDIIDPISFLTGFLTATVLWFVISRSRPLILELRQNLKEQREIAKSRKTSSVEENHRRVTLRRAQGLHLAAQLFPLDEILQEPAVLTPPAPVERGGASRFEDVVTQTLPYLPAWPEIAAAYQPHTLTLPQALAGGANLAIIGQPGMGKTVALAYLASLAANRSEKLGHLQDKVPFHFHVADLTLPPKDPKKILEPIIEAVSENAPVFDAGKIPAFVQNTFKSGNAILLVDGFDEITSDEQNLVSEFFKALLKENPNLRIVTTGAPEHLDGLIMLEFVPLALCAWNEKSNQNFIAQWGELWMRTVALEAWAQTGPEQVDPLLVNSWLGSESINLSPLELTLKVWGAYAGDSLGPHVLEAIATHIRRIAPANTPIAALETLAMQSILSANPVFDSRKARVWVKSFEVVEEVPESAPAQSPEDEAQGVNPNTVSRTKVERITTPTSGLLSRMSGSGLLVSHPNNRMRFVHLVFAGYLAGHALTTYAADDTLINQKDWPGKFMAMRYLAAHGDASRFVQYLLGFSRLPMHRPLFEAARWLRDAPRNAPWRGKMFGMLASILQTDGIPLGLRGQAMAAFVYSNDPSAAALFRQFATSTSFELVHLAVLGLGAVRDGKAVKILQGALQAPSVSVKRAACMALVALGTNEALEIVAQALLNGEEDVRRAAGEALANEPSEGHEMLKDGVTLNDILLRRAVVYGLGRVKEDWATELLKKVQIDDDQWVVRNAATEVLDMRLKGDSYSPVKLKPPSDTPWLVEFAAKKGVGVSPGVPATEILLVALKDENPDVRLASLQFLKFTPQENVLKQLYEAMYTDDPELREYTFKVLWELESAGIKLPIPSDYGLG; from the coding sequence ATGATTTTCGATATCATCGACCCCATCTCCTTCCTGACCGGTTTCCTGACCGCAACCGTCCTGTGGTTTGTCATCAGCCGGTCGCGACCGCTGATCCTCGAACTGCGCCAAAATCTGAAGGAACAACGTGAAATTGCAAAATCACGCAAGACGAGCTCGGTCGAGGAAAATCACCGCAGGGTCACTTTGCGACGCGCGCAGGGATTGCACCTTGCCGCCCAACTCTTCCCGTTGGACGAAATCCTCCAGGAGCCCGCTGTCCTTACCCCGCCGGCGCCTGTTGAACGCGGTGGAGCCTCCCGCTTCGAAGATGTCGTTACGCAAACCCTCCCCTATCTGCCGGCCTGGCCTGAAATTGCCGCTGCCTATCAACCTCATACACTGACACTCCCGCAAGCGCTAGCAGGCGGCGCAAACCTCGCGATCATCGGCCAACCCGGAATGGGAAAGACCGTCGCCTTGGCATACCTGGCGAGCCTCGCCGCTAATCGAAGCGAAAAATTGGGACATCTGCAGGACAAGGTCCCCTTCCACTTTCACGTCGCAGACTTGACCCTCCCGCCGAAGGATCCCAAAAAAATTCTCGAACCAATCATCGAAGCGGTCTCTGAAAATGCCCCGGTGTTCGATGCGGGGAAAATTCCCGCCTTCGTCCAAAACACGTTCAAAAGCGGAAATGCCATTCTTCTTGTAGACGGATTCGACGAAATCACTTCTGACGAACAGAACCTCGTTTCCGAATTCTTCAAGGCTCTCCTCAAGGAAAACCCGAACCTCCGCATCGTAACAACGGGCGCTCCCGAACATTTGGACGGACTGATCATGCTCGAGTTCGTGCCCCTGGCCTTGTGCGCCTGGAACGAGAAATCGAATCAAAATTTCATCGCCCAGTGGGGTGAGTTGTGGATGCGAACCGTCGCACTCGAAGCCTGGGCGCAAACGGGACCGGAACAAGTGGATCCGCTTCTCGTCAACTCCTGGTTGGGTTCTGAATCCATCAACCTTTCTCCCCTCGAGTTGACCTTGAAGGTCTGGGGCGCTTATGCCGGTGACAGTCTTGGGCCGCATGTGCTCGAAGCCATCGCCACGCATATTCGCCGCATCGCCCCCGCAAATACACCGATCGCCGCCCTGGAAACTCTCGCAATGCAATCGATCCTTAGCGCGAATCCGGTGTTCGATTCGCGCAAGGCGCGGGTGTGGGTGAAGTCATTCGAAGTGGTGGAAGAGGTCCCTGAAAGCGCACCAGCCCAAAGTCCGGAAGATGAGGCGCAAGGGGTGAATCCAAATACCGTATCGCGCACGAAGGTCGAGAGAATAACGACACCGACATCCGGGTTGTTGTCAAGAATGTCCGGCAGCGGCTTACTGGTATCCCACCCAAACAATCGAATGAGATTCGTTCACCTGGTTTTTGCAGGGTATCTTGCCGGACATGCCCTGACCACTTATGCCGCAGATGATACCCTGATCAACCAGAAGGATTGGCCGGGAAAATTCATGGCCATGAGATATCTCGCAGCGCACGGCGACGCCAGCCGGTTTGTACAATACCTGTTGGGATTCTCCCGCCTGCCCATGCACCGGCCGCTGTTCGAAGCCGCGCGCTGGTTGAGGGATGCGCCCCGCAACGCACCCTGGCGTGGAAAGATGTTTGGAATGCTTGCCTCCATCCTGCAAACCGATGGAATCCCTCTTGGGTTGCGAGGACAGGCCATGGCTGCGTTCGTCTACAGCAACGACCCCAGTGCCGCAGCTTTGTTCAGGCAATTCGCAACATCCACTTCATTCGAACTCGTGCATCTTGCCGTTCTTGGGCTCGGCGCAGTTCGGGATGGCAAAGCCGTAAAAATTTTGCAAGGCGCATTGCAGGCTCCGAGTGTTTCAGTAAAACGCGCGGCATGCATGGCGCTTGTCGCCCTTGGAACCAACGAAGCTCTGGAGATCGTGGCGCAAGCCCTTCTCAATGGAGAAGAAGACGTCCGCCGTGCGGCAGGTGAGGCGCTTGCCAACGAGCCGTCTGAAGGCCACGAGATGTTGAAAGACGGCGTCACTCTCAACGATATTCTTCTGAGGCGCGCAGTAGTGTACGGCCTCGGCCGTGTCAAGGAAGACTGGGCAACCGAGCTACTGAAGAAGGTCCAAATCGACGACGACCAATGGGTGGTCCGTAATGCCGCCACCGAAGTTCTCGATATGCGGTTGAAAGGCGATTCTTATTCGCCTGTAAAACTCAAGCCGCCTTCCGACACACCGTGGCTGGTGGAATTTGCAGCGAAAAAAGGGGTCGGCGTTTCACCCGGTGTTCCTGCCACAGAAATACTTTTGGTGGCATTGAAGGATGAAAATCCGGATGTGCGTCTCGCATCGTTGCAATTCCTCAAGTTCACTCCTCAGGAGAATGTTTTGAAGCAGCTCTATGAAGCCATGTACACTGACGACCCCGAGTTGAGAGAATACACATTCAAAGTCCTCTGGGAGTTGGAGTCTGCGGGGATTAAACTCCCAATTCCCTCCGATTATGGATTAGGTTGA
- the ssnA gene encoding putative aminohydrolase SsnA, which produces MLITNANLITWESPNRVFANHAILIEGGRIKEVGTTRSLATKHPKVKQFDAKDQYVMPGGICAHTHYYGAFARGMAIPGPAPRDFPDILRKLWWPLDRSLDAEGVRYSALVCLVDAIKHGSTTLIDHHASPNFIDGSLDVIADAVDKSGLRSVLCYEVTDRDGNEKANAGIEENVRFIKRLASNPHPRLSAAFGLHASLTLSGTTLQACASSIPEGTGFHIHTAEHESDEYDSLQKSGMRVIDRLQKHGILGPNTIAAHGVHFDAREMEILKETGTWLSHQPRSNMNNGVGTAQIESMLRLGIKVCLGNDGFSNSIWDDWKAAYLLHKIEHRDPRRMGGFDVQQMAAYNNAALAQVFFPDAPIGQIKPGAAADLIFVDYHPFTPLTDGNLPWHIIFGFQQSMVTSTMVDGKFLMKDRELITLDEAEIAARAREIAPRIWKKYEEEVARVS; this is translated from the coding sequence ATGTTGATCACAAATGCGAATCTCATCACCTGGGAATCTCCCAACCGTGTGTTTGCCAATCATGCCATATTGATCGAAGGCGGGCGGATCAAAGAGGTCGGCACTACACGCTCGCTCGCGACCAAACACCCCAAGGTAAAGCAATTCGACGCGAAGGATCAATATGTGATGCCCGGGGGTATTTGCGCCCATACACATTACTACGGCGCATTCGCCCGCGGCATGGCGATTCCCGGTCCCGCGCCGAGGGACTTTCCCGATATCCTGAGAAAATTATGGTGGCCGCTCGACCGTTCCCTCGATGCAGAGGGAGTCCGGTATTCTGCCCTGGTCTGCCTAGTGGACGCGATCAAGCACGGGTCGACGACGCTGATCGACCATCACGCCTCCCCCAATTTCATCGACGGTTCGTTGGATGTCATTGCAGACGCTGTGGACAAAAGCGGTTTACGCAGCGTGCTTTGTTATGAAGTGACAGACCGCGACGGAAATGAAAAAGCAAATGCCGGGATCGAAGAGAATGTGCGATTCATAAAGCGCCTCGCCTCGAACCCGCACCCGAGGTTGTCTGCCGCTTTCGGGCTCCATGCCAGTCTGACGCTTTCCGGTACGACCTTGCAAGCCTGCGCCTCCTCCATACCGGAAGGAACCGGTTTTCACATCCACACTGCCGAGCACGAATCGGACGAATACGACAGCCTGCAAAAATCAGGCATGCGCGTGATCGACCGCCTGCAAAAACACGGCATCCTTGGACCGAACACCATCGCCGCTCACGGCGTTCATTTCGATGCGCGTGAAATGGAGATTCTGAAAGAAACCGGGACCTGGCTATCCCACCAACCACGATCGAACATGAACAACGGCGTGGGAACGGCGCAGATCGAATCCATGCTCAGGCTTGGAATTAAGGTATGCCTCGGGAACGACGGTTTCTCGAATTCCATATGGGACGACTGGAAAGCGGCGTACCTTCTCCATAAAATCGAACACCGCGACCCGCGCCGCATGGGCGGATTCGACGTCCAGCAAATGGCAGCGTATAACAACGCAGCTCTCGCTCAAGTCTTCTTTCCAGACGCGCCGATCGGGCAGATCAAACCCGGCGCAGCTGCCGACCTAATCTTCGTGGACTACCACCCTTTTACACCGCTCACAGACGGAAACCTCCCCTGGCATATCATCTTCGGTTTCCAGCAAAGCATGGTGACATCCACCATGGTCGATGGAAAGTTCCTGATGAAAGACCGCGAACTCATCACCCTTGATGAGGCAGAGATCGCCGCTCGCGCAAGGGAGATCGCCCCGCGCATTTGGAAGAAATACGAAGAAGAAGTAGCCAGAGTATCCTGA
- a CDS encoding class I SAM-dependent methyltransferase: MRTTVGAERIAASFRDPSGFLFTRNGVLYRQINKTYAQDYSLFMGSGLYENLVKNGLLVPHEEVDESPEEPSNCYKVIRPQKVGFISYPYEWSFSQLKDAALATLTVQRRAMKHGLSLKDASAFNIQFHEGKAILIDTLSFKAYKEGEPWVAYRQFCQHFLAPLALMANVDVRLSELFRNHIDGIPLDLASRLLPLRTRLNFGLLTHIHLHAGAQARYAGRVIASSKAGMNRQAFIGLLDSLKNTVQALDWKPVGTDWADYYTFTNYTESAFEEKRRIIDGWVDRIQPSSVWDLGANTGLFTRIASEKGIPSISFDIDPAAVEKNYRRVKAEKEKKILPLVMDLTNPSPSLGWNNHERDSLAARGPADMVFALAVIHHLAISNNVPLPELADFFSDLGKWLVIEFVPKSDSQTQKLLASRLDIFDQYVLAEFERYFEKRFLIREKVAITGSERYLYLLERR, from the coding sequence GTGAGGACGACGGTGGGCGCTGAACGGATCGCCGCCTCGTTTCGTGACCCGAGCGGATTCCTGTTTACCCGCAACGGAGTCTTATACCGCCAGATAAACAAGACTTACGCACAGGATTATTCCCTGTTCATGGGATCGGGGCTTTATGAAAACCTTGTAAAAAACGGGCTTCTTGTTCCGCACGAAGAGGTCGACGAGAGTCCCGAGGAACCATCCAATTGCTATAAAGTGATCCGGCCGCAAAAAGTAGGTTTTATATCCTACCCTTATGAATGGTCTTTTTCACAATTGAAAGATGCCGCTCTTGCGACCCTGACTGTACAACGCCGGGCGATGAAACACGGCTTGTCCCTTAAAGATGCCAGCGCGTTTAACATTCAGTTTCACGAAGGAAAGGCGATATTGATCGATACCCTTTCTTTTAAAGCGTACAAAGAAGGCGAACCCTGGGTTGCGTACAGGCAGTTTTGCCAGCATTTCCTTGCGCCGCTTGCGCTGATGGCAAATGTGGATGTCCGCCTCTCCGAGCTGTTTCGAAATCATATCGATGGAATTCCTCTCGACCTTGCCAGCCGCCTGCTTCCGCTCCGTACCCGATTAAATTTTGGACTATTGACCCACATCCACCTGCATGCCGGGGCGCAGGCGCGGTATGCAGGCAGGGTAATCGCATCATCCAAAGCAGGAATGAACAGGCAGGCATTCATTGGTTTGCTGGACAGTTTGAAGAATACAGTTCAAGCCCTGGACTGGAAACCGGTCGGCACCGATTGGGCTGATTATTACACCTTTACCAATTACACCGAATCGGCATTCGAGGAGAAGAGACGAATTATAGATGGTTGGGTGGACCGTATCCAGCCTTCCTCGGTTTGGGATCTGGGAGCAAATACAGGCCTCTTTACCCGCATTGCCTCAGAAAAAGGGATTCCCTCCATTTCTTTCGATATTGACCCGGCAGCGGTCGAGAAAAATTATAGGCGGGTCAAGGCGGAGAAGGAAAAGAAAATCCTGCCGCTCGTCATGGATCTGACCAACCCCAGCCCGTCTCTGGGCTGGAACAACCATGAGCGCGATTCCCTGGCCGCACGCGGCCCAGCGGACATGGTGTTTGCTTTGGCGGTCATTCACCACCTTGCGATTTCAAACAATGTGCCCCTGCCTGAACTTGCTGATTTCTTTAGCGACCTGGGCAAATGGCTGGTGATCGAATTCGTTCCGAAGTCCGATTCGCAGACGCAAAAACTGCTTGCTTCGCGTCTTGATATTTTTGATCAATATGTTCTTGCTGAATTTGAACGCTATTTTGAAAAAAGGTTTCTTATCCGTGAAAAGGTGGCGATTACAGGATCAGAGAGATATTTGTACCTATTGGAACGCCGGTAG
- a CDS encoding glycosyltransferase family 2 protein — protein MTSQSLEISVVLPCLNEERTVGSCVEKSIHFLKSQGIPGEVIVADNGSMDRSVELAQRSGARVVHIENKGYGSALRGGFEASRGKYILMADADESYDLTNLMPFIEKLREGYDLVMGNRFKGGIKKGAMPWHHRYIGNPILSFIGKLFFKSPANDFHCGLRGFTKDAIMKMNLQTTGMELASEIVIKASILGMKVCEVPTTLSPDGRDRPPHLRSFQDGWRHLRFLFLYSPSWLFLYPGSLLVTLGGIMSVALFFGPVNIGFRYIDFHTFIAAGAMVYLGLNSLSFAAITRIFAFQTGLLPRTPRFFSLFKYINLERGIFAGAVIILLGLILITRALALSSNFAQIGYNNSIRLVFGGVLAFTSGFQILFTSFVLSILGLKVYKQ, from the coding sequence ATGACTTCCCAATCATTGGAAATCAGTGTTGTATTACCGTGTTTGAACGAAGAGCGGACCGTGGGGTCATGCGTTGAAAAATCGATCCATTTCCTGAAGTCTCAGGGCATTCCCGGCGAAGTGATCGTGGCAGACAACGGCAGCATGGACCGGTCTGTGGAACTTGCGCAGAGAAGCGGGGCAAGGGTTGTTCATATCGAAAACAAGGGATACGGCAGCGCCCTGCGCGGAGGATTTGAAGCATCACGGGGAAAATACATCCTGATGGCGGACGCGGATGAAAGTTACGACCTGACGAATTTGATGCCTTTCATCGAGAAATTGCGCGAAGGCTACGATCTCGTCATGGGGAACCGCTTCAAGGGGGGAATCAAGAAAGGCGCCATGCCCTGGCATCATCGTTATATCGGGAATCCCATCCTATCCTTCATTGGGAAATTGTTCTTCAAAAGTCCGGCGAACGATTTTCATTGCGGTTTGCGAGGATTCACGAAAGACGCCATTATGAAAATGAACTTACAGACCACCGGCATGGAACTGGCAAGCGAAATCGTCATCAAAGCCTCCATCCTCGGCATGAAAGTTTGCGAAGTGCCCACCACACTCTCGCCTGATGGAAGGGATCGCCCGCCTCATCTCCGCAGCTTCCAGGATGGGTGGCGGCATTTGAGGTTTTTATTCTTATACAGTCCCTCGTGGTTGTTCCTGTATCCGGGCTCGCTCCTGGTCACACTTGGCGGGATAATGAGCGTGGCACTCTTCTTTGGTCCTGTCAATATAGGTTTTCGTTATATAGACTTCCACACCTTCATTGCAGCGGGAGCAATGGTATATCTTGGGCTAAACTCACTCTCTTTCGCCGCAATCACCCGAATTTTCGCTTTTCAGACGGGTCTGTTGCCACGCACACCACGCTTTTTCTCATTATTCAAATACATAAACCTAGAACGAGGAATTTTCGCAGGCGCGGTCATCATTCTATTAGGATTAATTCTTATAACACGGGCATTGGCGCTCTCCTCGAACTTTGCCCAGATAGGGTACAACAATAGCATACGGCTCGTTTTTGGTGGGGTGCTCGCGTTTACAAGCGGCTTCCAAATACTCTTCACCAGCTTTGTACTTAGTATACTTGGGCTGAAGGTGTACAAGCAATAA
- a CDS encoding proline dehydrogenase family protein encodes MLRSFFIYLSKAAWAQRLITGWSFAWRTASRFVAGTNLADALRVVRELNAKGINATLDHLGEHTSTPEEAQLAAEDIFATLDAIGAEPGLRSNVSIKLTQIGMGLDESICAENLERTLARAKAAKTFIRVDMEDTPYTDKTINLHYGMREKGYENHGMVIQAYLFRSEADTRRLLQDGVRIRNVKGAYNEPPDKAFPKKADVDANFDLITKILLDASLANRSTVSEDGRIPPIPAIATHDEKRILFAKNYAAKIGLPKTGMEFQMLYGIRRDLQDSLARDGYPVRVYVPFGTHWYPYFMRRLAERPANIWFFISNFFKG; translated from the coding sequence ATGCTCCGTTCATTTTTCATCTATCTTTCCAAAGCGGCTTGGGCGCAGAGATTGATCACCGGCTGGAGCTTCGCATGGCGGACCGCATCCCGGTTTGTGGCGGGGACAAATCTTGCAGACGCTTTACGTGTGGTGCGTGAATTGAACGCAAAAGGTATCAATGCGACCCTCGACCATCTTGGCGAACATACAAGCACACCCGAAGAAGCCCAGCTAGCTGCGGAGGATATCTTTGCCACGTTGGATGCCATCGGTGCGGAACCCGGGTTGCGGAGCAATGTATCGATCAAGTTGACACAGATCGGCATGGGGTTGGACGAGAGCATCTGTGCGGAGAATTTGGAACGCACGCTTGCCCGCGCAAAAGCCGCAAAAACGTTCATCCGCGTGGATATGGAAGATACGCCCTACACTGATAAAACGATCAACCTTCATTATGGTATGCGCGAAAAGGGGTATGAAAATCACGGAATGGTGATCCAGGCATATTTGTTTCGTTCTGAAGCGGACACTCGTCGGCTGCTGCAGGATGGCGTTCGCATCCGGAACGTCAAGGGCGCCTACAACGAACCGCCTGACAAGGCTTTTCCCAAAAAAGCGGATGTCGACGCGAATTTCGATCTGATAACCAAGATCTTACTCGATGCGTCCCTTGCAAATCGTTCCACGGTGAGCGAGGATGGGCGCATCCCCCCGATCCCTGCCATCGCCACTCACGATGAAAAGAGAATTCTCTTCGCGAAGAATTATGCCGCCAAGATCGGTTTGCCTAAGACGGGAATGGAATTTCAGATGCTCTACGGAATTCGTCGCGACCTGCAAGACTCCCTTGCCCGGGATGGCTACCCTGTCCGCGTGTATGTGCCGTTTGGAACTCATTGGTATCCGTATTTCATGCGTCGCCTAGCCGAACGACCGGCAAACATTTGGTTCTTCATCTCCAATTTTTTTAAGGGGTAG
- a CDS encoding class I SAM-dependent methyltransferase, translated as MNTFNYEDIWRGVWGDMQKYGPVHRHHRRIFSIMFEHLPKEEIQSIADIGCGEGSNLYFLRTQFPKAKLFGFDLSNTALESAKTNLDIDFSVLDIQTEIPDKKFDLVFCSDVVEHLENDNAALENMKLCTKKYALIATVQGRMRRNETSIGHVRNYAYGELRQKIESAGFEVLQVVEWGYPLYSPLFRDIISLFPSSEKYTYGKYNLVKKAISHFLYFVFMLNRSDKGDVIFILAKV; from the coding sequence ATGAATACCTTCAACTATGAAGACATTTGGAGAGGCGTTTGGGGGGATATGCAGAAATATGGTCCCGTCCACCGTCATCACAGGCGGATATTTTCAATAATGTTTGAGCATTTGCCAAAAGAGGAGATCCAATCCATTGCAGATATCGGTTGTGGAGAAGGGTCAAATCTGTACTTTTTACGCACACAGTTCCCAAAAGCGAAGTTATTCGGCTTTGATCTTTCCAACACCGCGTTGGAGTCTGCCAAAACCAATCTCGATATCGATTTTTCCGTTCTTGATATACAAACGGAAATCCCCGATAAAAAATTCGACCTGGTTTTCTGCTCCGATGTAGTGGAGCACCTTGAAAATGACAATGCCGCATTGGAGAACATGAAGCTCTGCACGAAGAAATATGCATTGATCGCCACCGTTCAAGGACGTATGAGGCGGAACGAAACATCGATCGGACATGTTAGGAATTATGCATATGGCGAGTTAAGGCAAAAGATCGAGTCTGCCGGGTTCGAGGTCCTGCAAGTGGTCGAATGGGGATACCCTCTCTATTCCCCGCTGTTCCGCGACATTATCAGCCTCTTCCCAAGTTCTGAAAAATACACCTACGGCAAATACAACCTGGTCAAGAAGGCGATCTCACATTTTCTGTACTTCGTATTCATGCTCAATCGAAGCGACAAAGGGGATGTCATCTTCATCCTGGCAAAGGTATAA
- a CDS encoding serine hydrolase, protein MRKRNTNTILRGLSILFLIGAFVLTVVSLIAYSRQRTGYPNGMTIAGVPVGGLSPAETSQRLLEVYTSPIEVRYDEAVFHIDPGAVGFSIDIDTMLAAADLTRTGGSFWGGFWDYLWNRETLPTQIPLSASVSEERLREFLQNEIASRYDKPPSPAQPVPGGTSFLPGAPGQTLDLDRAVLIITNALRSPANRSVALTYNQTTSTRPTFDNLEILLKQIVTTSDFDGLIGFYLMDLQNGQEIHFAINNKQEISVEPDIAFTASSTIKLPILTSYLINRGTELDAQTIDVITRVFQISDNSATDLILERIDPNNGPVIVTQNMEAIGLTSTYISGMFFLGAPNLLPGRITPGNSRTDVFTDPDPYSQTTPSEMGILVADIYQCVQTGGGALIAAFPNRITPSTCQAIIDFLALDKFGALIQGGVPDGTLVPHKHGFVLSRDGVMHDISDVGIVYSPGGNFVLSIYTYHPVQNIWDITNPLVVNLTQAVYNYFNIASP, encoded by the coding sequence GTGAGAAAACGCAATACCAACACAATCCTGCGGGGATTGTCCATACTTTTCCTGATAGGGGCATTCGTTCTCACAGTCGTGTCCCTGATCGCCTACAGCCGGCAACGGACAGGCTACCCCAACGGGATGACGATTGCAGGCGTTCCAGTCGGAGGTCTCTCGCCGGCTGAAACCTCCCAACGACTACTGGAAGTATATACATCCCCCATTGAAGTCAGATACGACGAAGCTGTTTTCCACATCGATCCCGGGGCAGTCGGATTCAGCATAGATATCGATACCATGCTCGCCGCAGCAGACCTTACCCGCACAGGAGGTTCCTTCTGGGGCGGTTTTTGGGATTACCTTTGGAATCGCGAGACACTTCCAACTCAAATTCCGCTGAGCGCTTCAGTCTCGGAGGAACGCCTGCGCGAATTTCTGCAGAACGAGATCGCCTCGCGATACGACAAACCACCCTCCCCCGCCCAGCCAGTTCCAGGCGGGACCTCGTTCCTTCCCGGCGCTCCCGGGCAGACTCTCGACCTTGACCGGGCTGTCCTCATCATCACAAATGCTTTGCGGTCCCCGGCAAATCGTTCCGTCGCCCTCACCTACAATCAAACGACCTCGACCCGACCCACTTTCGACAACCTCGAAATCCTGCTAAAACAGATCGTGACCACATCCGATTTCGACGGGTTGATCGGTTTTTACTTGATGGACCTGCAAAACGGGCAGGAGATTCATTTTGCAATCAATAACAAACAGGAAATTTCCGTCGAACCGGATATTGCCTTCACTGCCTCGAGCACCATTAAACTCCCCATCCTGACCTCGTATCTGATCAACCGCGGCACCGAACTTGACGCGCAAACCATCGACGTCATCACCCGCGTCTTTCAAATTTCCGACAATTCCGCAACTGACTTGATCCTCGAGCGCATCGACCCGAACAATGGTCCCGTCATCGTGACACAAAATATGGAAGCCATTGGGCTGACCAGCACGTACATCAGCGGCATGTTCTTTCTAGGGGCGCCAAATCTCCTGCCTGGGCGGATAACCCCAGGCAACTCCCGCACGGATGTCTTTACCGACCCCGATCCCTACTCTCAGACCACGCCATCTGAAATGGGCATCCTGGTCGCGGATATCTACCAGTGCGTTCAAACGGGAGGCGGCGCGCTTATTGCGGCATTTCCAAATCGAATCACGCCGTCCACCTGTCAAGCCATTATTGATTTCCTCGCTCTCGATAAATTTGGAGCATTGATTCAAGGCGGCGTGCCCGATGGGACCCTGGTCCCTCACAAGCATGGCTTCGTGCTTTCGAGGGATGGCGTCATGCACGACATCAGCGATGTCGGCATTGTCTATTCCCCCGGTGGAAATTTCGTCCTCTCCATTTATACTTATCATCCCGTTCAAAACATCTGGGACATCACCAATCCCCTTGTGGTTAACCTGACGCAGGCTGTCTATAATTATTTCAATATTGCAAGCCCATGA